In Gammaproteobacteria bacterium, the genomic window ATGACCGCCGCCAATACGGCCGCACTGAAAACAACACAACTCACTTTAATTCGTTATCAAGAAGGCGAAGTCGATTACTCCGATGTGTTAAATGCGGAAGTTGACCAACTGAATGTACAACTCTCTTTAATTAATGCGCAAGGCAGTGTTCCTCAAGATGTCATTTCACTCTATCGCGCCTTGGGTGGCGGTTGGCAAATCCGTCAAGGCCATGATGTTGTATCGGACAATGTGAAAAAACAAATGTCGAATCGTACTAATTGGGGGAATATGCTGAATACAAATTCTGAAGCAGACAAACCTCCGTCCTCCGTTTTACCTAGCTGGTGATAAAAATGATGAAATTAAAAATGAATAAAATAACCTGTTTGCTATTATTAGCTTTGTTAAGCGCCGGCTGTGATAAGAAAAATGACCGGCCACCACCTCCATCGGTAACAGTCGCTAAACCTGTGATATCGCAAATAAGCCCTTATCTTATAGAAACTGGAAATACCGTAGCTTATAACTCTGTCGATTTAGTTGCTCGAGTCTCTGGCTACCTCGACTCTTATAATTTCAAAGATGGTAGTGTTGTCAAAAAAGGCGATTTGCTCTTTGTCATCCAACCTCAACCTTATCTTGACGACGTTATAGAGGCAAAAGCAACACTGCAGTCAAACATCGCAGCTTTTACTTACGACGAGCAAGAATACAAACGTCAAGAAAAAATGTATAAACAACATGCAACTTCACTTGCGGAATTACAGCAGTGGTTAGCGACTCGTGACGAAGCAGCTGCAGCGGTTGAAAGCGCCACTGCAAGCTTAAATAGTGCCGAAATTACTTATAGTTACACACACGTATTATCACCCATCGACGGACGCATTGGACGCCATCTTATTGACCCAGGCAATTTAGTCGGTAACGGTGAAGCAACTGAATTAGCGTCGATACAACAACTTGATCCGATTTATGTTTATTTCAATGTGAATGAATTGGACTTATTGGAAATTCGAAAACTGGCGCGAAAAGCAGAGTTTAAATCTTCGCAAATCAATGAAGTCCCCATTGAAGTTGCATTACAAAATGAAAAAGGCTTTCCTCACAAAGGTCATCTGGATTTTGTCGCAACAGAACTAGAAGCTTCCACCGGCACCATTCAATTGCGAGGCATTTTACACAATAAAAACCTCAAGCTCTTGCCTGGACTATTCGCTAAAGTACGTATTGCCTTGGCTAAACCAGCTTCGCAATTAACAATACCAGACACCGCAATCATGGCGGATCAGATTGGCCCTTATGTTTTTACACTTGGCGCCGATAACAAAGTCCACCAAGTGCATGTCACGACCGGCAGCACCGAAAACGGTAGAACTGTCGTTGTCAAAGGGCTTAAAGCAGAAGATACCGTGATCGTGGAAGGGATACAAAATGCTACGCCAGGCGGTGAAGTGACGCCAACGGAGGCGACACCAGCATGAACATGTCAAAATTTTTTATAGACAGGCCAGTACTCGCCAATGTCATTGCATTGTTATTTATACTGATAGGGTTAGTTGCGCTTTATGCAATTCCGGTCTCACAATACCCTCCGATTGTTCCACCCACTATTGCTGTTACCGCTAACTATCCTGGCGCCGACGCAAAGACATTGATTAATACTGTCGCCTTGCCAATCGAACAGCAAATCAACGGTGTAGAAGGCATGCTTTACATGCAATCTACCAGCACCAATACTGGTAACTATAGCTTGGTCGTTACTTTCGAAATTGGAAGCAATCTTAACTACAATCAAGTCTTAGTTCAAAATCGCGTTCAAGCAGCCTTAGCGCAATTGCCAGAATCAGTGCAGCAACAAGGGGTTATGGTTCAACAAAAATCGACTGCAATTCTGCAATTCATCACGTTAACTGCAAAAAATGGTGAATACGACGGCTTATTTTTAAATAATTACGCTGCAATTAATATGCAAAATGAACTTGCGCGTATTCCTGGCGTAGGTAATGTGCTGGTGTTTGGCAGTGGCGAATACGCCATGCGTATTTGGCTAGATCCCGGCAAGATGCAGCAATATGCTTTGATGCCTAGCGATGTGATCAATGCAATTAAAAATCAAAACAAGGAAGTCGCTGCTGGACAATTAGGCGCTACACCTGCCAATACAGGGCAATCCACGCAATTAACCGTGAATGTGCCCGGTCAATTAGCTGACGTAACACAATTTGAAAACATTATTGTTAAATCACAGGCACCTTCCTCTACTGACCAAAGCTCAACAACCAGCCCAAACGGACAAGTAGTCCGCATTAAAGATGTGGGTCATGTTGAATTAGGTTCAAGTAGCTATAAGCAAATCGCACAATTTGATCAAAAGCCAACCGCCGCAATTGGTATTTTTCAATTACCCGGAGCAAATGCTTTAGATGTTGCACAAGCCGTGCGTGATTCTGTGGCAAAAATGGCAAAAAGCTTCCCTCCCGGCATGGAATATCACATTCCTTTCGATACCACTATCTTTGTTAAAGCCTCCGTAGAAGAAGTGTATAAAACACTGTTTGAAGCAGGGATTTTAGTATTATTAGTTATCGTCGTGTTTTTACAAAATTTTCGCGCCATTTTGGTACCAGCAACAACTGTTCCGGTGACGATTATTGGTGCATTCGCTGCGATGGCTGCTCTTGGATATTCCGTCAACTTGCTCACCTTGTTTGGATTGGTATTAGCCATCGGTATTGTAGTCGATGACGCGATTGTAGTCGTGGAAGGCGTGACACAATACATTGAAAGAGGCATGGAACCCAAGCAAGCATCGATTGAAGCGATGAAACACTTACAGGGCCCGATTCTTGGAATTACCCTGGTCCTGATGGCAGTATTTATCCCTGCAGGCTTTTTACCGGGATTAACAGGCCAAATGTACGCGCAGTTTGCTTTGGTTATTGCTGCCACTGCCTTAATTAGTGCTATCAACGCCATGACCTTGAAACCCACACAGTGTGCTCTGTGGTTAAAATCCATCGATCACAATGCCAAGAAAAACCGCTTTTTCCGCGCTTTTGATCGCTTTTATAATTCCTTGGAAAGTCGTTATGTCGCGATGATTGAACGTATGGTGCATAAAAGTGGCCAATATTCAATAATCGCAGGGATATTAGTAGTCATTGCTATTATTGGATTTGCACGCGTACCAACAGGTTTTGTACCACTAGAAGATCAAGGTTACATGATGATGAGCGTCCTGTTACCCGATAGCGCTTCCTTAGAGCGAACAAATAACACTTTAAATCGCTTAACCGCTGAGACATTAAAAGTGCCAGGAGTAAAAGATGCTATTGCTATTACAGGAATTTCTCTTCTCGATAGTAACGCCGCCCTTCCCAACGCAGGCGTGATTTACATCATGCTTGAGGATTGGAGCGTTCGTGGTCGCAAACTAGGCTTACTCCCGATGTATACAGCACTGAATAAAGTTGCAAGCCAAGAAAAAAATGCCAAAGTATTAGTTGCCGTTCCACCGCCTATTCAGGGGCTCGGTCTCTCTGGCGGCGTACAGATGCAAGTAGAATTAACGGATGGCAGTTTCGATTATCGTAAATTACAACAAGCCACTGATAGCATTGTAAAATACTCCTTGGAAACACAACCAGCGGTTCAACGCATGCTGACTTCTTTTCGCGCGGAAGTACCGCAGGTTTCTGCTCCTATCGATAGAACCAAAGCTGAAGCTATGGGTGTATCCATTGGCGACGCGTTTGATACTTTACAAAGCTATTTAGGCTCTTCGTATGTCAATTTGTTTAACAAATTTGGCCAAGTGTTTTCTGTCTATGTCCAAGCGAGTACGGACACAAGAATGACTGCAGAACAGATGCGTAATTACGCCGTAAGAAATAGTAATGGCGATATGGTGCCGCTAGGAACAATGACTGATCTGCAACCAGTGGTAGGTCCAGCGCTTATTCCTCTATACAACTTATATCCTTCGGCAAGCATAGTGGGAATGGCTGCCAAAGGTTACAGTGCTGGCCAAGCGATGGATTCAATGGAAAAAGCTGCAGACTATATTTTACCGGCAGGCATGACTTATGAATGGACAAGTACGGCTTATCAACAAATCCTTGCCGGCAATGCCACTTATTACATTTTTGCTTTGGCGCTTATACTCGTTTACCTAGTCCTCGCGGGACAATATGAAAGCTGGATTACTCCTGCGGCTGTTTTATGTAGTATTCCATTAGCGCTTTTAGGAACCACAATCGTACTAACACTCTTAGCGCCGTTAGGAATGTCTAATGATATTTATACGCAAATTGGGGTTGTGCTGCTGATTGCACTTGCTGCAAAAAATGCAATTCTGATTGTTGAAGTGGCACGCATAGAACATGAAATGAATGGCAAAACGGTGATGGAAGCAGCGGTATTGGGTGCAAAAACTCGGTTTAGACCTATTTTAATGACCTCATTTGCGTTCATTATGGGTGTATTACCACTGGTATTTTCATCCGGCGCGGGCGCGAATGCACGCCGTTCGATTGGTCTTGCGGTGTGTAGCGGAATGTTATCATCAACAGGTTTAGCCGTTATTTTTGTACCAACATTTTATGTATTTTTTCAAACATTGCATGTGAAATACAAAGAAAAACAAGCTGCAAAAAAGCTATCTCAGGCTTAATCTCACTTATGACATGCTCAAAAATGACATTTTCCATTTTTGAGCATATTGATTTTATTGATCATCATGCTCATAATTGCATTTTTACACTTTTGAGCATATTAACTGATGCCATCAAATACCCAACGTTTTATTGGCCGCTCTCTGGAATTACAAAAATTTCGGGATATTGCCAATCAATCCGGGCCACAATTAGTCGTGATTACTGGTCGACGACGGGTTGGAAAGAGCCGCCTTGCCCAAGAAGCCTCACAAAGTAAGACTTTTTTTTCCTTTGCTGGCCTAGCGCCTATCGAGGGAATTACTGCACAAATGCAACGCGATAACTTTGGGCGGCAACTCGCTAAAATTCTTGGTATCGCTCCTATCACATTTACGGATTGGAGTGATGCTTTTTATGCCTTGTCAAGCGCGTTACCTATTCATCCAACGGTTGTTCTTTTAGATGAAATTTCGTGGATGGCTGCTAAAGATCCTACTTTTATTCCGAAGCTGAAAACTTGGTGGGATTTGGAAATGCCAAAGAACCCGGCAGTTACATTGGTACTTTGTGGCTCAGTATCCACCTGGGTTGAAAAAAATATTATTCAAAGTACTGCTTTTTTTGGAAGAATTGCATTAATCATGCATCTTTCCCCACTTTCTATTAGCGAATCCGCTGAGCTACTAAAATCACGTGGCTTTAAAGGCTCAACATATGAAATTTATAAAATTTTGGCAGTAACCGGTGGCATTCCTTGGTATCTGGAACAGATTCAATCTTCTTATATGGCAGATCAAAATATTCAACGATTATGTTTTGAAAAAAATGGCTTAC contains:
- a CDS encoding efflux RND transporter periplasmic adaptor subunit, which produces MKLKMNKITCLLLLALLSAGCDKKNDRPPPPSVTVAKPVISQISPYLIETGNTVAYNSVDLVARVSGYLDSYNFKDGSVVKKGDLLFVIQPQPYLDDVIEAKATLQSNIAAFTYDEQEYKRQEKMYKQHATSLAELQQWLATRDEAAAAVESATASLNSAEITYSYTHVLSPIDGRIGRHLIDPGNLVGNGEATELASIQQLDPIYVYFNVNELDLLEIRKLARKAEFKSSQINEVPIEVALQNEKGFPHKGHLDFVATELEASTGTIQLRGILHNKNLKLLPGLFAKVRIALAKPASQLTIPDTAIMADQIGPYVFTLGADNKVHQVHVTTGSTENGRTVVVKGLKAEDTVIVEGIQNATPGGEVTPTEATPA
- a CDS encoding efflux RND transporter permease subunit; protein product: MSKFFIDRPVLANVIALLFILIGLVALYAIPVSQYPPIVPPTIAVTANYPGADAKTLINTVALPIEQQINGVEGMLYMQSTSTNTGNYSLVVTFEIGSNLNYNQVLVQNRVQAALAQLPESVQQQGVMVQQKSTAILQFITLTAKNGEYDGLFLNNYAAINMQNELARIPGVGNVLVFGSGEYAMRIWLDPGKMQQYALMPSDVINAIKNQNKEVAAGQLGATPANTGQSTQLTVNVPGQLADVTQFENIIVKSQAPSSTDQSSTTSPNGQVVRIKDVGHVELGSSSYKQIAQFDQKPTAAIGIFQLPGANALDVAQAVRDSVAKMAKSFPPGMEYHIPFDTTIFVKASVEEVYKTLFEAGILVLLVIVVFLQNFRAILVPATTVPVTIIGAFAAMAALGYSVNLLTLFGLVLAIGIVVDDAIVVVEGVTQYIERGMEPKQASIEAMKHLQGPILGITLVLMAVFIPAGFLPGLTGQMYAQFALVIAATALISAINAMTLKPTQCALWLKSIDHNAKKNRFFRAFDRFYNSLESRYVAMIERMVHKSGQYSIIAGILVVIAIIGFARVPTGFVPLEDQGYMMMSVLLPDSASLERTNNTLNRLTAETLKVPGVKDAIAITGISLLDSNAALPNAGVIYIMLEDWSVRGRKLGLLPMYTALNKVASQEKNAKVLVAVPPPIQGLGLSGGVQMQVELTDGSFDYRKLQQATDSIVKYSLETQPAVQRMLTSFRAEVPQVSAPIDRTKAEAMGVSIGDAFDTLQSYLGSSYVNLFNKFGQVFSVYVQASTDTRMTAEQMRNYAVRNSNGDMVPLGTMTDLQPVVGPALIPLYNLYPSASIVGMAAKGYSAGQAMDSMEKAADYILPAGMTYEWTSTAYQQILAGNATYYIFALALILVYLVLAGQYESWITPAAVLCSIPLALLGTTIVLTLLAPLGMSNDIYTQIGVVLLIALAAKNAILIVEVARIEHEMNGKTVMEAAVLGAKTRFRPILMTSFAFIMGVLPLVFSSGAGANARRSIGLAVCSGMLSSTGLAVIFVPTFYVFFQTLHVKYKEKQAAKKLSQA